A region from the Musa acuminata AAA Group cultivar baxijiao chromosome BXJ1-10, Cavendish_Baxijiao_AAA, whole genome shotgun sequence genome encodes:
- the LOC104000526 gene encoding FT-interacting protein 3, translating to MKLAVEVVRAHRLKPIGRHGTTNPFVEVEFDGQRRRTATKLNDLNPSWNETLVFDVSDPLYLPDRTVDVSVFHERLSSSVDHRRRRRSFLGRVCLLGSSVASSRLDAALQLCPLDKRSLFFNVRGEITLRLYAVPDAYEAQAADGHRPLSSASAPTIVLESIPSSSTILKSIPSTISAAETLPPKSTISVGEMMPPKKKSHRSFTKEKERREFHSVGTPSATGKSQVSHTTGFFSNHERSHHRSPQSYYRANHDLAGPAVAASVQQAPPPKIEYAPPPKIEYGIVETQPPLAALMGYRLARNSDKIKSTYDLVEQMEFLFVRIVRARNLPAMDIVGSLDPYVVVKLGNFTNKTNHRERNRDPEWENVFAFSKGHIQAQRLEVVVKDKNFIKDDIVGNVAIELAEVPLRAPPDGPVAPQWYRLWKGNNHDDDAYRGEIMMAVWMGTQADEVYPDALHSDAHLLPLASIPHTRSKVYFSPRMSYLRVNVISAQDLKPSRPDPAIYIKVQLGAQLRWTLVSSDRSPNPTWKNEELMLVACEPFDEPLVLMVQDRLLPNKDETLAKLEIRKGAIRTRADHHKPFAPQWFNLDNPNGSSGSGNGSGYGKLQLRVYYDNNYHVIDESAHFCSDFQPSAKPLRKPNIGLLELGILNARDLAPLRSNNGGGRRVDAYCVAKYGPKWVRTRTILGTAEPRWNEQYSWDVHDPCTVLTVAVFNNGHVDGNNDAAKDDPLGKIRIRLSTLAIDRVYTHFYPLLAVHPSGLKKTGELHLGLRFTCTSWLNMLFLYVKPLYPKMHYKQPIPFKQMQYLRYQAKQTVAAKLARAEPPLGRDVVAYILDDASNTFSLRKGKTNWHRIRMLFSDVQAYLKWFDAVRSWTRPAVTTLVLLLFCVVAWTPSLILPSVFLHLFIVGAWNSRRRPRHPPHLDTNLSFAESAVPDELDEELDSYPSTRTNEMVMSRYDRLRVVASRVQSVVADLANHAERIQALLSWRDPRATAIFVVFAIIMAAVFYFLPFQLVVMLLGLYFMRHPKFRSKRPSTAYNFFRRLPSNADTFL from the coding sequence ATGAAGTTGGCGGTGGAGGTCGTTCGAGCCCACCGCCTGAAGCCCATAGGCAGGCATGGCACGACGAACCCCTTCGTCGAAGTGGAGTTCGATGGACAGAGACGCCGCACCGCGACCAAACTCAACGACCTCAACCCCTCGTGGAACGAGACCCTCGTCTTCGACGTCTCCGACCCTCTTTATCTCCCCGACCGCACCGTCGACGTCTCCGTCTTCCACGAGCGCTTATCCTCTTCCGTGGACCACCGCCGTCGCCGTCGCAGCTTCCTCGGCCGCGTTTGCCTCCTTGGATCCTCCGTGGCGTCCTCGCGCCTCGACGCCGCCCTCCAGCTCTGCCCCCTCGACAAACGCAGCCTCTTCTTCAACGTCCGTGGCGAAATAACCCTCCGCCTCTACGCCGTCCCTGACGCCTACGAAGCCCAAGCTGCCGACGGCCACCGTCCCCTCTCCTCCGCCTCTGCACCTACTATTGTTCTGGAATCCATTCCATCATCATCCACTATCCTCAAGTCCATTCCTTCCACCATATCCGCCGCGGAAACGCTGCCGCCCAAGTCCACCATATCCGTCGGCGAGATGATGCCGCCTAAGAAGAAGAGCCATCGTTCGTTTACCAAGGAAAAGGAGCGGAGAGAGTTCCACTCTGTCGGGACCCCATCCGCGACAGGAAAGAGTCAAGTTAGCCATACAACAGGGTTCTTCTCGAACCACGAAAGGAGCCACCATCGCTCGCCGCAGTCTTATTACCGGGCGAACCATGACCTGGCGGGGCCAGCGGTGGCGGCATCAGTGCAGCAAGCTCCTCCGCCCAAAATTGAGTACGCTCCTCCGCCCAAAATTGAGTACGGGATCGTCGAGACCCAGCCGCCACTCGCGGCCCTCATGGGCTACCGGCTCGCCAGAAACAGCGACAAGATCAAAAGCACCTACGACCTCGTGGAGCAGATGGAGTTCCTCTTCGTCCGCATCGTCAGGGCCCGCAACCTCCCTGCCATGGACATCGTCGGCAGCCTCGATCCTTACGTCGTGGTGAAGCTTGGCAACTTCACCAACAAGACCAATCACCGGGAGCGAAACCGGGACCCGGAGTGGGAAAACGTCTTCGCCTTCTCCAAGGGCCACATCCAGGCGCAGCGCCTGGAGGTGGTGGTGAAAGACAAGAACTTCATCAAAGACGACATCGTGGGCAACGTCGCCATCGAGCTCGCCGAGGTCCCCTTGCGCGCTCCGCCGGATGGCCCCGTCGCCCCTCAGTGGTACAGGCTGTGGAAGGGGAACAACCACGACGATGACGCCTACCGGGGGGAGATCATGATGGCCGTGTGGATGGGCACGCAGGCGGACGAGGTGTACCCGGACGCGTTGCACTCCGACGCTCACCTTCTTCCCCTGGCGAGCATCCCCCACACCCGCTCCAAGGTCTACTTCAGCCCCCGCATGAGCTACCTCCGGGTCAACGTCATCTCGGCCCAGGACCTGAAGCCGTCCCGCCCCGACCCGGCGATCTACATCAAGGTCCAGCTCGGTGCCCAGCTGCGGTGGACTCTCGTCTCCTCGGACCGCTCCCCGAACCCGACATGGAAGAACGAGGAGCTCATGCTCGTTGCCTGCGAGCCTTTCGACGAGCCGCTCGTGCTCATGGTCCAGGACCGTCTCCTGCCGAACAAGGACGAGACCTTGGCCAAGCTGGAGATCCGCAAGGGAGCTATCCGCACCCGCGCCGACCACCACAAGCCCTTTGCCCCTCAGTGGTTCAACCTCGACAACCCCAAtggaagcagcggcagcggcaacggCAGCGGCTACGGCAAGCTCCAGCTTCGGGTCTACTACGACAACAACTACCATGTGATCGACGAGTCCGCGCACTTCTGCAGCGACTTCCAGCCCTCCGCCAAGCCGCTCCGGAAGCCCAACATCGGATTACTCGAGCTCGGGATACTGAACGCCCGGGATCTTGCACCACTGAGGAGCAACAACGGCGGGGGCAGGAGAGTCGACGCGTACTGTGTCGCGAAGTACGGCCCCAAGTGGGTGCGCACACGGACGATCCTCGGCACGGCGGAACCCCGGTGGAACGAGCAGTACTCATGGGACGTCCACGACCCCTGCACGGTCCTCACCGTAGCCGTCTTCAACAACGGCCACGTCGACGGCAACAACGACGCCGCCAAAGACGATCCCCTCGGAAAGATCCGAATCCGGCTATCGACGCTGGCGATTGACCGTGTCTACACTCACTTCTATCCTTTGCTAGCGGTGCATCCTTCCGGTTTGAAGAAGACCGGCGAGCTGCATCTGGGCCTCCGATTCACTTGCACGTCGTGGCTGAACATGTTGTTCTTGTACGTCAAGCCTTTGTATCCCAAGATGCACTACAAGCAGCCTATCCCGTTCAAGCAGATGCAGTACCTCCGCTACCAGGCGAAGCAGACAGTGGCAGCGAAGCTGGCCCGGGCTGAGCCGCCGCTGGGGAGAGATGTGGTCGCATATATCCTCGACGATGCTTCCAACACGTTCAGCCTTAGGAAGGGCAAGACCAATTGGCATCGGATCAGGATGCTGTTCTCCGACGTCCAGGCCTACCTGAAATGGTTCGACGCTGTCCGGAGTTGGACCAGGCCGGCGGTGACCACTCTCGTCCTCCTGCTCTTCTGCGTCGTTGCCTGGACGCCGTCCCTGATCCTTCCCTCCGTATTCCTCCACCTGTTCATCGTGGGCGCCTGGAATTCCCGGCGTCGCCCGCGCCACCCGCCGCACTTGGACACGAATCTGTCGTTCGCCGAGTCGGCCGTCCCAGACGAGCTCGACGAGGAGCTAGATAGTTACCCGTCGACGAGGACGAACGAGATGGTCATGAGCAGGTACGACCGGCTGAGGGTGGTCGCCAGTAGGGTGCAGTCGGTGGTGGCAGATCTGGCCAACCACGCGGAGAGGATACAGGCCTTGCTGAGCTGGAGGGATCCCCGGGCGACGGCCATCTTCGTAGTATTTGCCATCATAATGGCTGCAGTCTTCTATTTCCTGCCGTTCCAGTTGGTGGTGATGCTCCTGGGGCTGTACTTCATGCGCCACCCCAAGTTCCGGAGCAAGAGGCCCTCGACGGCTTATAACTTCTTCCGGAGGCTGCCGAGCAACGCCGATACATTTCTGTAA